In Candidatus Anoxymicrobium japonicum, a single genomic region encodes these proteins:
- a CDS encoding 2-oxoglutarate dehydrogenase, protein MEISPIFAVDAFGKPCIGTTPSELFAYGHLIRQTEKLVLDLFGRGLVSGTTHTCLGQELCQMSVVRALGHPDDYVLSNHRNHGHFLTYSGNFVGLVAEIMGREGGVCGGYGGSQHLAFRNFHSNGVQAGMTGIGVGLAAALKAKGSQGIVAVVVGDGTLGEGLLYESMNLASIWNAPVLFVVEHNGIAQTTYTRDTIGGDIQLRGKAFGLLTWRLSDREDDFSIQVENVVSELRQARRPGMLVIDTGRLGPHSKGDDLRDPVELEKLAAKDPLLALETSLPEAQVEEIKAACIAFLGEVERVAMQSAPASFDPVPEHVFKPTLDIEFPLAESAVPNIRAALNDALYKLLEHDPDVMLLGEDLHDPYGGAFKVTAGLSEKFKGRVISTPISEAGITGAGIGLAMAGKKPIVEIMFADFLTLCMDQIYNHAVKFPGMFAESSVPIVIRAPCGGRRGYGPTHSQSLENIFVSVPGLTVVFGSHRHSLGQLLIDATTRWPNPTLFLEHKLLYGEKPDPAGYQAIFAESDDIGADLFPTLRSGSDDPDITLLSYGGMLPIAEKAARILEQSEELSVEIVAPALLAPLPRFSLMKALLHRPRILVVEEAHHHFGFSAEVLAMLAENGYQGKVARLGTAQVPIASARSMESVQLPDEDAIVAAVMDIL, encoded by the coding sequence ATGGAGATATCCCCGATTTTTGCTGTCGATGCATTTGGTAAACCCTGCATCGGAACAACACCCAGTGAGTTGTTCGCCTATGGTCATTTGATTCGTCAAACCGAGAAACTGGTACTCGATCTGTTCGGGCGGGGGTTGGTGTCGGGAACTACCCATACCTGCCTGGGCCAGGAGCTTTGCCAGATGTCGGTTGTGCGAGCGCTTGGTCATCCAGATGATTATGTTCTGTCAAATCATAGAAACCACGGACATTTTCTGACCTACTCGGGTAATTTCGTTGGCTTGGTTGCCGAAATCATGGGGCGCGAAGGTGGGGTTTGCGGCGGCTATGGGGGTAGTCAGCACCTTGCCTTTCGTAACTTTCACAGCAATGGTGTGCAGGCGGGCATGACCGGGATAGGCGTGGGTTTGGCCGCTGCCTTGAAAGCAAAAGGAAGCCAAGGGATTGTTGCCGTCGTTGTCGGTGATGGAACGCTTGGCGAAGGGCTGTTGTACGAGAGCATGAATTTAGCCTCGATCTGGAATGCCCCAGTGCTGTTTGTGGTCGAGCACAACGGCATCGCTCAAACCACCTATACGCGAGACACGATAGGGGGAGACATCCAACTGCGAGGCAAAGCATTCGGTCTGTTGACATGGCGCCTGAGCGATCGGGAAGACGATTTTTCAATCCAGGTTGAAAACGTGGTTTCCGAATTGCGGCAAGCACGACGTCCCGGTATGTTGGTCATCGACACGGGGCGTCTCGGGCCGCACAGCAAGGGAGATGATTTACGAGACCCGGTCGAGCTCGAAAAGCTTGCAGCGAAAGATCCGCTCCTCGCTTTGGAAACCAGCCTCCCTGAAGCGCAGGTCGAGGAAATAAAGGCTGCTTGCATAGCTTTCCTCGGGGAAGTCGAGCGTGTTGCCATGCAATCAGCACCGGCTAGTTTTGATCCAGTGCCCGAGCATGTATTCAAGCCAACTCTGGATATCGAGTTCCCCCTGGCAGAGTCTGCCGTGCCCAACATCAGAGCGGCTCTGAACGATGCTCTGTACAAGCTTCTTGAACACGATCCCGATGTGATGCTTCTCGGTGAGGATTTGCACGACCCGTATGGCGGCGCATTCAAGGTCACAGCTGGCTTGTCAGAGAAATTCAAGGGTAGGGTGATTTCAACGCCGATCAGCGAAGCTGGCATTACTGGTGCCGGAATTGGGTTGGCCATGGCCGGGAAAAAGCCGATTGTCGAGATCATGTTTGCCGATTTCCTGACGCTGTGCATGGATCAGATTTATAACCATGCGGTCAAGTTTCCTGGCATGTTCGCCGAGTCGTCTGTCCCTATCGTCATTCGAGCGCCCTGTGGCGGGCGGCGTGGGTATGGCCCGACGCATAGTCAGAGCCTGGAGAACATTTTTGTGTCGGTTCCAGGGTTGACCGTAGTATTCGGCAGTCATCGGCACAGCCTCGGCCAACTGCTCATCGATGCAACCACCCGCTGGCCGAATCCGACCCTGTTTCTCGAGCACAAGTTGCTATACGGCGAGAAGCCCGATCCTGCTGGCTATCAGGCGATTTTTGCCGAATCGGACGACATCGGGGCCGATCTGTTCCCAACGTTAAGAAGTGGCAGCGATGATCCCGACATCACCCTTTTGTCGTATGGAGGCATGCTGCCGATCGCCGAAAAGGCGGCGCGCATCCTTGAACAAAGCGAGGAGCTATCTGTGGAAATTGTGGCGCCAGCGCTGCTTGCTCCCCTGCCTCGCTTCTCATTGATGAAAGCTTTGCTGCATCGGCCGCGCATTCTGGTGGTTGAAGAGGCACATCACCATTTTGGTTTTAGTGCGGAAGTGCTCGCCATGCTTGCTGAAAACGGATATCAGGGAAAAGTTGCGCGCCTCGGTACAGCGCAGGTGCCAATCGCCTCGGCGCGCAGCATGGAAAGTGTGCAACTGCCAGATGAGGACGCAATCGTTGCGGCCGTAATGGACATTCTGTAG